A window of Plasmodium malariae genome assembly, chromosome: 5 contains these coding sequences:
- the PmUG01_05029400 gene encoding Rab5-interacting protein, putative, with the protein MEKSNRTNDIRLFKKLFHEKLTKNEMDDVFFYYKQVIGLIAGIISGILRIKGIWGFLFFFILQFLTSFALYNRKIHENYFLDNYNIATSNVLIALSAFLISWVTINTLLI; encoded by the exons atggaaaaatcaAATAGAACAAATGATATTAggttatttaaaaaacttttccacgaaaaattaacaaaa AATGAGATGGACGatgtttttttctattataagCAAGTAATAG GCTTAATAGCAGGTATCATATCAGGAATACTACGTATCAAGGGAATTTGgggatttttatttttttttattttacaatttctCACATCCTTTGCCTTATACAACAGAAAAATacatgaaaattattttcttgaTAACTATAATATTGCAACGAGTAATGTGTTGATTGCGCTCTCAGCATTTCTg ATATCATGGGTAACAATTAATACACtgttaatataa
- the PmUG01_05029500 gene encoding calmodulin-like protein, producing MNKYKLSKERRSEIEFIYNEFDKDKNGLDGKQLLYLLKSVGVFLNKNESTALLEECRINGKLNLDNFYAIIQEFYYDENIAKLLLTSLQAHTRESAKTISLQKLKYLLMTLGVFIQFKKKKNHLPLGTGVRLTEDEVDAFLNIEFNANKNKDVSFDDFIYKVLKE from the exons atgAATAAGTACAAATTGTCTAAAGAAAGG AGATCTGAGATAGAgttcatatataatgaattcgATAAAGATAAGAATGGGCTAGACGGAAAAcaattattgtatttattaaagtCTGTTGGCGTTTTCCTCAATAAAAATGAATCAACTGCTCTGCTTGAAG aatGTAGGATAAATGgtaaattaaatttagatAACTTTTACGCTATTATTCAAGAATTCTACtatgatgaaaatattgCAAAACTGTTATTAACATCATTACAAGCTCATACTAGGGAGAGTGCTAAAACTATTAGCTTACaaaaactaaaatatttattaatgacATTGG gtgtttttattcaatttaaaaaaaaaaaaaatcatttacCTTTAGGTACAGGTGTAAGATTAACAGAAGATGAAGTAGATgcctttttaaatatagaatttaatgcaaataaaaataaagatgtATCATTTGAcgattttatatataa GGTATTAAAAGAATGA